The proteins below come from a single Miscanthus floridulus cultivar M001 chromosome 1, ASM1932011v1, whole genome shotgun sequence genomic window:
- the LOC136490085 gene encoding pentatricopeptide repeat-containing protein At4g26680, mitochondrial-like: protein MQVPPPPPPRTLPLPHFTLPPLAGQDHLFVAALRSHLSASPPPTAASLSRFLPGLTPLRLSHLVLLLAGRVSRPLHSLLTALLPSPPPPLPLAILLHSLPPRRCSELLTSVLPSVLPRAFPDLLHHLLLTARLAAGTQCAAAVPAIDVLFSACARDKKLSRATLTYRAMRAHGLLPTVESCNVFISAALRLRRPEIAISFFREMRRCRVSPNVYTVNMVMRANCILGRVVNAAQLLNEMPGWGFSRTAASFNTLIAAYCHDSGGMETSLRLKERMEREGLVPNEVTYNTIVHGMCKEGRMRQASRVVNEMRVKGVTPNTITFNTLIHGYVTLGDNEGAMRMREEMVKARVGADMVTYNALILGLCNEGKTRKTGKLVQELCAAKLEPNASTFSALIIGQCKKQNSERALDLLNAMKKAGFQPNYYTYKIVVSTFSKNKDFEGAVDVLKDMLRRCIAPDKALLHEFFEGLSEAKKLHLAADLRSVANGARFISDVYYTGDYRNIVKRK, encoded by the coding sequence ATgcaggtgccgccgccgccgccgccgcgcacacTACCGCTCCCGCATTTTACGCTTCCGCCTCTCGCCGGACAGGATCACCTCTTCGTGGCTGCACTCCGCTCCCACCTCTCCGCTTCGCCTCCCCCTACCGCCGCCTCCCTCTCCCGCTTCCTCCCCGGCCTCACCCCGCTCCGCCTctcccacctcgtcctcctcctcgccgggcGCGTCTCGCGTCCTCTGCACAGCCTCCTCACCGCGCTCCTCCCCTCACCACCTCCACCGCTCCCGCTCGCCATCCTGCTCCATTCACTCCCGCCACGCCGATGCAGTGAGCTCCTCACCTCCGTGCTCCCCTCCGTCTTGCCACGAGCCTTCCcggacctcctccaccacctgCTCCTCACCGCTCGCCTCGCTGCTGGGACGCAGTGCGCTGCCGCGGTCCCGGCGATAGACGTCCTCTTCTCCGCGTGCGCGCGCGACAAGAAGCTCTCCCGGGCCACGCTTACCTACCGCGCCATGCGCGCGCATGGCTTGCTTCCGACGGTCGAGTCATGCAATGTCTTCATCTCAGCCGCGCTCCGCCTGCGGCGCCCAGAGATAGCCATATCCTTCTTCCGAGAGATGCGCCGGTGCCGGGTCTCTCCCAACGTGTACACCGTCAACATGGTGATGCGGGCCAACTGTATCCTGGGGCGTGTCGTGAACGCGGCGCAGTTGCTCAACGAAATGCCGGGCTGGGGATTTAGCAGGACTGCAGCCAGCTTTAACACGCTCATCGCTGCCTACTGCCATGACAGTGGTGGCATGGAGACCTCATTGCGGCTGAAGGAGAGGATGGAGCGTGAAGGTCTTGTGCCGAATGAGGTGACCTACAACACGATCGTGCATGGGATGTGCAAGGAGGGCAGGATGCGGCAGGCGAGCCGGGTGGTGAACGAGATGAGGGTGAAGGGTGTGACGCCAAACACTATCACTTTCAACACACTAATTCATGGTTATGTGACTCTTGGTGATAACGAGGGGGCGATGAGGATGCGTGAGGAGATGGTGAAGGCCAGAGTTGGTGCTGATATGGTAACCTACAATGCACTCATTCTCGGGCTCTGTAATGAAGGGAAGACTAGGAAGACCGGGAAATTGGTTCAGGAGCTTTGTGCTGCCAAACTTGAACCTAATGCATCAACTTTCTCGGCTCTGATTATTGGCCAGTGCAAGAAGCAGAACTCAGAGCGTGCATTAGATCTGTTGAATGCAATGAAGAAAGCTGGATTTCAACCGAATTACTACACATATAAGATTGTCGTATCCACTTTCTCTAAGAACAAGGATTTTGAAGGCGCAGTTGATGTTTTGAAGGATATGCTCAGGAGGTGCATTGCTCCTGACAAAGCCTTGTTGCATGAGTTCTTCGAAGGCCTCTCTGAAGCTAAAAAACTGCACCTGGCAGCTGATCTTCGTTCAGTGGCTAATGGGGCAAGATTTATTTCTGATGTCTACTATACTGGTGATTATAGGAATATAGTGAAGAGAAAATAA